One Helicobacter cetorum MIT 00-7128 DNA window includes the following coding sequences:
- a CDS encoding outer membrane beta-barrel protein: MSKQFGSFLCLFILLSLIAPQAYGSTEPQPIKKVTNRNKKAHEALYKSIINRQRLTRKKSGWYFGTGFGVLDAIKDYQGKEVKNFIATLNLKTGVQSFFKRYVGVRGFFAWDLGTGKVNYQSHSDPTNSFFTMLSVGMDIIMEFPLGSYKYYLGAFGGAGGGVVVYADNENFKLIKHAAYAGGLTIDGGISLTLFLRHRIEWGFKILPTARMLSKSERFETSAMFYMMYNYKF, from the coding sequence ATATCTAAACAATTCGGTTCTTTTTTATGCCTTTTTATCCTATTGAGTCTTATTGCTCCACAAGCCTATGGTTCTACAGAGCCACAACCAATTAAAAAGGTTACAAACAGAAATAAAAAAGCCCATGAGGCTTTGTATAAAAGCATTATCAATCGCCAACGCCTAACACGCAAAAAAAGTGGTTGGTATTTTGGCACAGGCTTTGGGGTTTTAGATGCCATTAAAGATTATCAAGGTAAAGAAGTCAAAAACTTTATCGCAACACTCAATCTAAAAACCGGCGTGCAAAGCTTTTTCAAAAGATATGTTGGGGTTAGAGGATTTTTTGCATGGGACTTAGGCACAGGAAAAGTCAACTATCAAAGCCATAGCGACCCCACCAACTCCTTTTTTACCATGCTTTCAGTAGGCATGGATATTATTATGGAATTTCCCTTAGGTAGCTATAAATATTACTTAGGAGCGTTTGGGGGTGCAGGAGGAGGGGTGGTAGTCTATGCTGATAATGAAAATTTTAAACTCATTAAGCATGCGGCTTATGCGGGCGGACTCACTATAGATGGGGGTATCTCTTTAACACTCTTTTTAAGACATCGCATTGAATGGGGGTTTAAGATTTTGCCTACAGCTCGCATGCTTTCTAAATCAGAGCGTTTTGAAACCTCAGCCATGTTTTATATGATGTATAACTACAAATTTTAG
- a CDS encoding ABC transporter permease yields the protein MGIEKQSFLEITSEGANSVLVLRGDWNFRTSAKLLGELKTALLKHKGRLKIDLSLCKNIDFVFGMFLFDLIKTHRLDIELCNVCETNACALKVVQDWVLQDEEVLQSKKTSARRELLLAKMGRGVVEFCNTFLNALNFCGMILFYFAKGVVNPKRFCFTPLVYHINESGFKVLPVSILTVFIVGFAIALQGALELQEMGVPLTAVEMTAKLALREIGPFILTLVIAGRSASSFTAQIGVMKITEELDAMKTMGFSPFEFLVLPRVLALVIVLPLMVFIADAFALLGGMFAIKYQLGLTFSHYVDRLHDTVSWSHFWVGIVKAPFWGFAIAMVGCMRGFEVKGDTESIGRLTTISVVNALFWIIFLNAVFSIIFSKLDI from the coding sequence ATGGGAATAGAAAAACAAAGCTTTTTAGAAATTACCAGCGAGGGTGCTAATTCGGTATTAGTTTTGAGGGGAGATTGGAATTTTAGAACGAGCGCCAAGCTTTTAGGAGAGCTTAAAACAGCCTTATTGAAACATAAGGGGCGCTTAAAAATTGACCTTTCTTTATGTAAGAATATAGATTTTGTGTTTGGCATGTTCTTATTTGATTTGATTAAAACACACCGCCTAGATATAGAATTATGCAATGTATGTGAGACCAATGCTTGTGCGCTTAAGGTAGTGCAAGATTGGGTGTTGCAAGATGAAGAAGTCTTACAATCTAAAAAAACAAGCGCTAGGCGTGAATTGTTGCTTGCAAAAATGGGTAGGGGAGTTGTAGAGTTTTGCAACACCTTTTTAAATGCCCTAAACTTCTGTGGCATGATTTTGTTTTATTTTGCTAAGGGTGTTGTAAATCCTAAGCGCTTTTGCTTTACGCCATTAGTCTATCATATCAATGAATCCGGTTTCAAAGTCTTGCCTGTAAGCATTCTAACCGTGTTTATCGTTGGGTTTGCTATCGCTTTGCAAGGGGCATTAGAGTTGCAAGAAATGGGCGTGCCTTTGACGGCAGTTGAAATGACGGCTAAACTTGCCTTAAGAGAAATTGGCCCTTTTATCTTAACTCTTGTTATTGCAGGGCGCAGTGCGAGTAGCTTTACCGCTCAAATTGGGGTAATGAAAATCACTGAAGAGCTAGACGCTATGAAAACTATGGGCTTTAGCCCTTTTGAATTTTTGGTTTTGCCTAGAGTTTTAGCTTTAGTGATTGTCTTGCCTTTAATGGTTTTTATTGCTGATGCATTCGCACTTCTTGGAGGCATGTTTGCCATTAAGTATCAATTAGGATTGACTTTTTCACATTATGTAGACCGCTTGCATGATACGGTGAGTTGGAGTCATTTTTGGGTAGGCATTGTCAAAGCGCCTTTTTGGGGGTTTGCAATTGCAATGGTGGGGTGTATGCGTGGTTTTGAGGTTAAGGGAGATACTGAGAGCATTGGGCGCTTAACTACCATTAGTGTTGTGAATGCTTTGTTTTGGATAATCTTTTTAAACGCAGTATTTTCTATTATCTTTTCTAAATTGGATATTTAA